The genomic stretch GAAACTGATGATAGTATCGCCGGCGCGCGGTTCGGGGCGCGCGGCATGGGTGAAGAAACGGATCGTCCCGTTCTCCCGCATCAACAGCAGCATATTGGCCGCTTCGGGCAACCGCTCTTGAGCTGCCTCGAAATCGAATTCGTCGGACAACTTGGTCTTGCGGAAGACCCAGCCCTGCGCCTGCCGTTCGTTTACGTCCTCGACGCCGAAACCGGATTCGAACAGCGCGCGCCCGCGCAGACCGATCGGGAGCGCGTGCTTGTCGTCCTCGTCGGCGGATTCGCCGAGCTGGAAGACCTTGTCGCGCCCGATTTCATGCGCGAATTCGTTGCAAACGAGCGTGTTGTACGCCTCGTTCTCGGTGGCCGCGACGAGGTTCTGGTAAGGTGCCAGCTCGAGATTGTGCTCGGTCGCCTCGTTCAGGATTTCACCGTGATAGAACGGCAGGCCTTTCTGGCGGGCGAGGCCCAGCCGCTGCCAGCTGGCGTCGACCACCAGCACCGGCGCCTTCAGATCGCGGATCTGTTCGGCCAGCGCGATCGTCCATGGCGTGCTGCCGACGAACAGGATGCCGGGGCGGCTTGCTCCCTTCACGTTGAGCCATCGCGCAACGATGTCGACGGTGAAGCCATGCGCCACGATTGTTACCACGACGACGGCGAAACTCAGCCCGATTAGCAAATTCCCGTCGCTGAAGCCCAGTTCAGAAAGGCGCAGCGCGAACAGGCCGGAGATGGCGACCAGCACGATCCCGCGCGGTGCGATCCAGGCGAGGAAGAGGCGCTCGTTCCAGGGGATCGAGCTGCCGAGCAGGCTCAGAATGATCGTCGCCGGGCGCACGACGAAGAGCAGCGCCAGCAGGAACAGACCGATCGACCAGTTGAAATAGCGGACATCGGCCGGCTCCAGCGAGGCCGAGAGCAGGATGAATATGCCCGACACCAGCAGGACCGCGACATTTTCCTTGAAGGGATGAATGCTGCGTAGGCTGGAGACGTTCATATTTGCCAGGGCAACGCCCATGACAGTAACGGCGACGAGGCCGGCCTCATGCTCGATCAGGTTCGAGATCACGAAGACGCAAATTACCGTGGTCAGAAGCACGGGCACCTTGAGATATTCCGGAACTGCCCCGCGCGGGAAGGCCCAGGCGATGGCTACGGCCGCAACATAGCCGATGAGCCCTGCGATGATGGCTGCGATGATGAGCGGCGGCACGACTTCGAAAAGGCTGGCGCCCGGCGACTCGGCGACCTTGCGGAAGTATTCGTAAGCGATCACGGCACAGAGCGCGCCGGTGGGATCGTTGACGATCGCCTCCCATTTGAGGATCGATGCGGGGCGCGACTTAATCGAACTTTGCCGGAGTAGCGGAATGACCACTGTCGGGCCGGTAACCACCAGGATACCGCCGAACAGGATTGCGACTTCGGGAGCGAGTCCGGCGATATAAATGCCGGCCAATGCGCCGAAGAGCCAGCCGAGAATGACGCCGATTGTCGCAAGCCGGATAACGGCGCTGCCAGTATGGCGGAGCTCTCGGAAATCGAGGCTCAGCCCGCCTTCGAACAGGATGAGGGCGACACCGATAGCGACCATCGGTTCAAGCAGGCTGCCAAAAGCATGTTCTGGATCGAATACCCCCAAAACCGGCCCGGCAAGAAAACCTGCGGCGAGCATGAGGACGATGGCCGGCCAGCCGGTCCGCCAGGCAAGCCATTGGGCGCCAATGCCCAGTATGCCGACCATCGCAATGACTAGTGTCTGTTCCATGCCCCTCGCATTTATGGCTGAGCCTGCGACAGGACTTCGCAGGTGTGTTCCTACGTCAATGCCCTAAGCCGAGGATATTTCCAAATTTCCAGCGAGGATTAGTCGCCTTCGAAATCCATGAGGGCGCGGACGGCCACGTTCTCTGCCAGCAGTCTGCTGCTGCCGCCCAAATCGGGCAGATCGATCACGAATGCCGCGGTGGTCACCGTAGCCCCCGCCTCGCGCAAAAGCTTCGTCGCGGCCCGGGCAGTCCCGCCGGTCGCCAAGAGGTCATCGACAATCGCAACGGATGGCCCGTCGCTCACAGATTGGGGATCGAGTTCGAGCCGATCCATTCCGTATTCGAGCTCGTAATCGACACCGATAACCTCGCAAGGAAGTTTCCCGGGCTTGCGGATCGGCAGGAAGGGCAGGCCGAGGCGCGCTGCCACTGCCGCGCCAAAAATAAAACCTCGCGCCTCCATGCCCGCGACCGCCTCGCTGCCCTCCACCTGTTCGGCCAGCCAGTCTACCGACGCGGAAAAACCCGGCCCGTGGCCGATGAGGGTCGTTATGTCGCGGAACTGGATGCCCTGCTTGGGAAAATCCGGAATGGTGCGCACCAGTGCTTTCAACTCTGTCGGAGTCATCTGCTCTCTCCCAAAACCGAAAGCGCCCCTCGCATCCGGTGGATGGAGGGGCGCCCGTTGTTGCGATATTCGCGATGATTTGTCGGCCTACTTCTTCTTCGGCTTCACCGCGGCCCAGATCTGGTTCTTCGACAGATAAGCCAGCACAGTGGCGAACAGAAGGAAGATCAGCACCGGCCAGCCGGTCTGCTTGCGCTGCACCAGCGTAGGCTCAGCCGTCCACGTCAGGAAGGCCGCGACGTCCTTCGACATCTGCTCGATGGTCGCTTCGGTGCCGTCGTCATAGGTCACCTGCCCGTCCATCGATAGCGGCGGCGCCATGGCTAGATTGAGATTCGGGAAATACGGGTTGTGGTAAAGGCCCGGGCCGGGTGCGGCCTCTGGATGCTCGGCAAGGAGCTCTGCGCTCGGCTCCTGATAGCCCGAAAGCAGCGATGCGACGTAATTGGTGCCATCTCCACGCGCCTTGGTGATCAGCGAGAGATCGGGCGGAATAGCGTTGTTATTCGCCGCTGCAGCGGCAACCGCATTGGGATAGGGCGACGGGAAATAGTCGGTCGGCAAGCCCGGACGCGTCGTGGCCTCACCAGTCACAGGATCGATTCCCGGGACCTGCTTGGCGGCGGCATAAGCTTTCACCTGGCCTTCATCGTAACCAATCTGCGAAAGGTTGCGGAACGCGACAAATTTGAGGCTATGGCAGGCCGAACAGACCTCGTCATAGACCTTCAGGCCGCGTTGCAGCTGCTGCACGTCCCACTTGCCGGCAGGACCGTCGAAGGAAAAGGCGAAGTCGCGCGGTTCCTCGTAGGGAAGGTGCGGGGCCGTCTCTTCGGTCAGGAAGGCGAAAGCGCCAACGACGAAAGAATAGAGCGCGACAAGGGCGAAGCCGAGCCCCGCGAGAATGGCAACGAGGCGGATGCTGAGAAGCTTGGTCATGTCTTTTCTCGTTACTCGCTTAGACGGCCGGCGAAGCGTTTTCGCCGAGCACTGCCTTCTTGTCCGATCCCAGCACGGCTTCGGTGATGGAATAGGGCAGCGGTTCGGGCTTCTCGATCTGGCCGACGATCGGCAGGATCACGAGGAAGTGAAGGAAATAATACGCCGTCGCCAGCTGGCTGAGCATGACATAGGGCTCTTCCGCCGGCGCACCGCCGCAGATGAACAGGACGATCATCGCCGGGATCAGGCCGAACCAGAAGAACTTGCGGAACAGCGGGCGATAGTGGCCGCTGCGCACCGGCGACCGGTCGAGCCACGGCAGGATGAACCACAGCAGGATCGAGCCGAACATCGCGATCACGCCAAGCAGCTTCGCCGGAATGAACAGGAAGTCGACCGTGAAGGCGCGCAGGATCGCGTAGAACGGCCAGAAGTACCATTCCGGGACGATATGCGCCGGGGTCGAGAGCGGGTTTGCTTCGATGTAATTGTCCGGGTGACCGAGCGCGTTCGGGAGGAAGAAGACCATGGTCATGAACAGGATCAGGGCGACACCGAGGCCGAAGCCGTCCTTCACCGTATAATACGGGTGGAAGGGTAGCGTGTCGCTCTCGCTCTTGATTTCGACGCCGGTCGGGTTCGAGGACCCCGGAATGTGCAGCGCCCAGATGTGCAGGATGACACAGCCTGCAATCACGAAGGGCAGCAGGAAGTGCAGGCTGAAGAAGCGATTGAGCGCGGCATTGTCGGGCGCGTAACCGCCGAGCAGCCAGATCTGGATCGGCTCGCCCACCAGCGGGATAGCTCCGAACAGGCCGGTGATGACCTTTGCCCCCCAGAAGCTCATCTGGCCCCAGGGCAGGACGTAGCCCATGAATGCGGTCGCCATCATCAGCAGGAAGATCGTGACGCCGAGCAGCCAGATCATTTCGCGGGGGGCTTTGTACGAACTGTAGTAGAAGCCGCGGAAGATGTGCAGGTAGACGACGATGAAGAAGAAGCTCGCCCCGTTGGCATGGGCATAGCGCATTAGCCAGCCCCAGTTGACGTTGCGCATGATGTGCTCGGTCGTCGCGAAGGCGACCTGAGCGTTCGCGGCATAATGCATCGCCAGGATGATGCCGGTGACGATCTGCAGCACGAGGAAAAAGCCGGCGAGCACGCCGAAATTCCAGAAATAGCTGAGATTGCGCGGCACCGGATAGCCCGCACCCACGGCGTTGTAGACAAGGCGCGGCAGCGGCAGCTTCTCGTCGAGGAACTTGGTGAAGCCGTTGGCCGGCGTATATTCCTTGGCCCAGGGAAAGCTCATGATCGTATCTCTCGTCTCTTGGCTCAGCCGACCTGGATGGTGGTGTCGGAGGTGAAGGTGTATTCCGGCACTTCGAGATTGGTCGGAGCCGGCCCCTTACGAATGCGTCCGGCAGTGTCGTAGTGCGATCCGTGGCAGGGGCAGAAGTATCCGCCGAACTCGCCCTTGACCTCGCCTTCGGCGGCACCCAGCGGAACGCAGCCGAGGTGGGTGCACACACCCATGGTCACGAGCATGTCCTCGTGCCCTTCCTCCGTACGCTCGGCGAGCGTCTGCGGATCGCGCAGCGCGCCCACGGGCGTGGCGTTCGCTGCCTGGACTTCGGCGGGCGTCAGGCGGCGCACGAATAGCGGCTGTTTGCGGAACACGGCCTTGATCGCCTGCCCCGGCTGGATCGCCGAGACGTCGACCTCGGTCGTGCTCGCGGCGAGCACGTCTTTCGACGGCGCCATCTGGCTGATCAGCGGATAAAGCACCGCCAGACCGCCGACGCCGGCGGCGCTCACAGCAGCGATGTCGATGAAATCGCGGCGGCGGATGCCGTCGCCGGGTTCGCCTGCGGTTTCGGGTGTTGCGGTTGCAGCCGTGTCTGCCATCAGCGCTATGCCTTGCCTGCCTTGTCGAAGCACCGGCGGGTGGCCCGCACAGTGCGTTTGCGATTGCTTCCGACCCTGCGAAGGGGCGCTATTGGCACGTCTGCGAGAAACCTGCGCGAAAGCCCCCGGCAAGCCGGTTTGGAGGGGCCTCTAGCGGGTCAACGCCCCCTTGCCAACCGCGATTTTGGCAAGCTTTGTGGCATGGGGTGCAATCAGTGTGGCAGGCCGATGACGCTGAGCTGCCGACCTGTCGTATTTTCGCCGCGATGGCTGGCACGCCGGAACGAGTGGAAACGGTCCGGTTGGGAGTAGGTGTCCTCTCGCAGGTCATCAACTTGTGTGACACCTGCCCGAACCAGCCGGTTGGCGGCAAATGCGGGTAGATCGAATTGCCAATGGCCCTCGCGCCCCTGCTCGAAGAATTGATCGTCCGCGTCGGAAAAGTTCGCCCTGAAGGCCTCGTCCACTTCGTAGCTTGGCTGCGCGATCGTCGGCCCGATCGCAGCGCGGATATCGGCCGGATCGCTTCCCGATCGCGCCATCGCCGCTACCGTATTCTCGAGTACGCCGGATACCGCACCGCGCCAGCCCGCATGAGCAGCCCCGACGACGCCCGCCTGTTCGTCCACCAGCAAGACCGGCGCGCAATCGGCGGTGACGATGCCGAGCAGCAAGCCCGGCCGGTCGGTGACCAATGCATCGGCCTCGAGCGGTGAGGCCATGGCCTCCGTTGCGAAAACCACTTCCGGCGAATGGACTTGCTCCACACGGACGAGCACGCCGTCCGGCAGGATCTCCTCGAGATCGAGCGGCGCGCATGTCGAAAAGGCGTGCGGTATCCCTTTCAGCAGGTTCGATTGTAGTGCCTCAGCCAAGTGAGCGGCTCACCTGCTCATAGGTATCCCGCGACAGCTTGGGCGAGGCCGCGATCCGCTCGAGCTGCTTGCGCATCAGCGCAGCGCGTCCGGGCTCGATCCGCCGCCAACGGCCAAGCGGCGGCACGAAGCGCGCCGCCGTCTGCGGATTGATCGGATCGAGCGCGAGGATGAGGTCGGCGATCATGCGATAGCCTTCGCCGTCTTCGGCATGGAAGGCGTGCGGATTGGCCGCGAACGCCATGTAGAGCGATCGGACGCGATTGGGATTCTTCAGCGTGAAATCCGGATGCTCGGCCAGCGCCCTCACGTGCTCGATCGCATTCGGATGGAGCGACGAGGCCTGCAGCGCGAACCACTTGTCGATCACCAGCGCATTGCCCTGGAAGCGGTTGTAGAAATCGAGCAGCCGCGCAGTCCGCTCGGCACTGTCGGTCCCGGCCAGCACCATCAGCGCGCCCTGCCGGTCAGTCATGTTGTCGGCGCGATCGTATTGATGCGCTGCGAGTTCGACCGCCTTCGCCGGATCGCTTGCGGCGGCATAGGTCAGCACTTGGGTCTTGACCTTGCGCGCGCCACGGGCGGCCAGATCGAGCGAATACGGTAGTTGCTCCGCCCGCTCGTACAGACGGTGCATTTCGCTTTGCAGTCGCTTGCCCAACTCGCGCTTGAGTTGTTCGCGCTCGCTATGGATGCGGGCCGGATCGGCAACGAGCATCTGCTCGGCGAGATAGGTCTGGCTCGGGAGCAGCATCAGCTCGCCCCGCATCAGGTCGTCGAGCCTTTCGTCCACCAGCACAGCACGCATCGCTTCGGCGATATCGCCGACCGCTTCTTCGCGTTCCTGCTCCTCCAGTCCGCCGCCCGCTGCCGCGGCTAGATGGCCGGTCATCAACTCCTGCATCGCCTCGTAGCGAGCGAAGGGATCATCGTCATGAGCAGCGAGAAACACCAGATCCTCGCGCGGGATGTCGCGCTCGATCGTGACTGGCGCAGAGAAAGTCCGGTTGATTGAAAGCACAGGCTTGCGCTCGAAACCTTCGAACTCGTACTCCGCCTTCGCCGAATCGAGCACGACCAGCTCCTCGCCCGAATGCGTGCCCGCCTCGCGGTCGAACAGCGCGATCTTGAGGGGGATCGGCATGGGCTGCTTGTCGGGCTGGCCAGGCGTCGGCGGCACATCCTGCGAGAGCGTCAGCCTGGCGGTCTGCCCCTCATGATGCAACTCAGCCGTGACCTTGGGGGTGCCGGCTTGCGAATACCACAGACGGAATTGCTTTAGATCGAGACCGGCCCCTTCCTCGATCGAGCTCACGAAATCCTCGCAGGTCGCCGCCTCGCCGTCGTGGCGCTCGAAATAGAGGTCGGTGCCCTGCCGGAAACGCTCTTCGCCGGCCATCGTCCGCATCATGCGGATGACCTCGGCACCCTTGTTGTAGACGGTCGAGGTGTAGAAGTTGTTGATCTCGCGATAGGAATCGGGCCGGATCGGGTGCGCCAGCGGACCGGAATCCTCGGGGAATTGCACGCTACGCAGGATGCGCACATCCTCGATCCGCTTGACCGGCGCGCTGCCCATGTCGGCGCTGAACAGCTGGTCGCGCAGGACGGTGAAGCCTTCCTTCAGGCTCAGCTGGAACCAGTCGCGGCAGGTGATGCGATTGCCCGACCAATTGTGAAAATACTCGTGGCCGATGACGCCCTCGATGCCATCGAAGTCGCCGTCGGTCGCGGTTTCCAGGTCGGCGAGGACGTATTTCGTGTTGAAGACGTTGAGGCCCTTGTTCTCCATCGCACCCATGTTGAAATCGCTCACCGCGACGATGTTGAACAGGTCGAGGTCGTATTCGCGCCCGAACACCTCCTCGTCCCATTTCATCGAGCGCTTGAGGCTCTCCATGGCGTGCGCGGTGCGTTCGAGATCGCCGTCGCGGACATAGACGTTCAGTTCGACCTCGCGCCCGCCCATGGTGGTGAAGCTGTCGGTCCGCGCCACCAGATCGCCGGCGACCAGCGCGAAGAGGTAGGAGGGCTTGGGCCAGGGATCGTGCCATTCGGCCCAATGCTGCTCCCCATCTTCGCCGGTCTCGACGCGGTTGCCGTTGCACAGAAGCACCGGGAACTGCGCCTTCGGGCCGCGCATGCGAACGGTATAAGTGCTGAGCACGTCGGGGCGGTCGGGGAAGAAGGTGATGCGGCGGAAGCCCTCGGCCTCGCACTGCGTGCAGAGCATGCCGTTCGAGGCGTAGAGGCCCATCAGCTGCGAATTGGCCGAAGGATCGATCTCGGTGACGATCTCGATCGTGTGACTGTAGCCCTCGAGCGTTACGACCAGATCGTCGCCATCCATCGTGTGGCCGGCGCATTCGGCTCCGTCGCAGGACAGCGAAAACAGCTCCAGCCCATCGCCGTTCAGGCGTATCGTGGGAGAGGCTTCGGCATCGGGATTGCGCTCTACCGAGAGGGTCGCGGTGACCCGGGTCCGCTCCAGCCCGAGCTCGAAATCGAGCCGCGTTTCGGTCACCAGCCAGGGGAACGGGGTGTAGTCCTCGCGCCGGATGGTCGCGGGCTCATGCGGCTCGGGAGCTGCATCGGCCATCGCGACATTGCCTTCGGGCGTGGCGGGGGTGCGGGCGATATCCATGGAAATCCTGTGCTTTTGCGTGTCTTCGGGTAATACGCCCCGATGCCACAAATGTTCATCTTCGGCCTCGGCTACACGGCCAAGCGGATCGCGCAAGCGCTGAGCAACGCCGGCTGGTCAGTCGAGGCTACCGGAAGCGACGGGACGATCGCCTTCGATGACGAGCCTGCCGTGCTTTCCGCGCTGGCCGCATCGAGCCATGTTGTGAGTTCCGTCCCGCCCTCCGATGGCAGCGATCCGGTGCTGGACCGCTATGGCGCGGCGCTCGGCGACAAATGGCTGGGCTACCTTTCCTCGACCGGCGTTTACGGCGACTGGCAAGGCGCGTGGGTGGACGAGGCAACCCCGACCGGCGGCGGGCGGCGAACCGCGCGCAGCGACTGCGATGCGCGCTGGCTGGAAATGGGCGCGCGGGTCTTCCGTCTACCGGGTATCTACGGGCCGGGACGCAGTGCCTTCGAGCGGATACGCGAGGGCAAGGCCCACCGGATCGATCTGCCGGGGCAGGTCTTCAGCCGCGTACACGTCGACGATATCGTGAGCGGCGTGGTCGCTGCCGTCGAGACCCATGCACCGCCCGGCGCCTACAATCTCGCCGACGACCTGCCGACCGGCCAGAATGCGGTGATCGAAGAAGCGTGCCGCCTGCTCGGGGTCGAGCCCCCGCCGCTTCAGACGATGGACGAAGCCGACCTGTCGCCCATGGCGCGCGGTTTCTATGCCGAAAACCGCCGGGTGGCGAACGCCAAGGCGAAACGGGTGCTGGGTTGGCAGCCGGAATATCCGACTTTCCAGAAAGGTCTCGTTGCGATCAAGGCTCGGGAGTAGCGCGTCTCGGTGGCGGGGCCGCTCGGCCGCGCATGGCCACGATCATCCCGGTCAGCGTGATCGCCGCACCTGTTGCGGGCAGTGGCCCCCACACGAAGCCCTCGAACAGGGTGGACAGGATCATGGCCACGACCGGCACGATGACCGAGCTGTAGGCTGCCTTGCCAGCGCCGACCTTGCGGACGAGGCCGTAGTAGAGCGGGAAGGTCACCACCGATCCGGCAAGCCCGAGATAGAGGATGCCGAGCGTATAAGCCGGTCGCTGGTCGAACACCGGCGGTCCCGAGACGACCAGCGCGAAGACAGCATTGATCGCGACACCGACCAGCATTGCCCAAGCGAGCAGCGTGAGCAGCGGCTGGCGTTTCGCCCCCTCCATCGCCTGCACGATATTGGCAGCGCTGGCGGCGAGAATTCCGCCGACAGTCAACGCCGCGCCGGTCAACACTTCGCCGAGCGTGGCCGGAGAGGCGCGATACTCCTGTGCGAACAACATCGCTACGCCGACCGCGGCAATCGACGAACCAAGCACGAATTCGCGGCTGATCGGCTGGCCGAGAAACATGCGCCCCAGCATCGCGTTCGGCACCACAAGCAGCGCGAACATCACCGCCACCAGCCCCGAGGTAATGAACCGCTCCGCATTGTAGACAAAGCCGAAATTGAGCGAGAACTGGAACAGCGCCAGAGCGACAACCCAGCGCCATCCGCCAGCTGCGACACGAAGGCTCTCGCCGCGCAACTTGGCCAGCGCGAACATGCCGAGCGCGGCGACGATGAAACGATAGGTGATGGACCAGGCAGGCGGGACGCTCGAGATCTGGTCGCGGATGACCAGCCAGGTCCCGCCCCAAATGACGCTGACGAGCAGGAAGGCCCCGAAGTTGCGCGGGGTGAACAGGCTCTCGCTTGGCGTCATAGGTCGGCGATAGCCTTCGACAGTGCCCGCGCATCCTCTTCGCGCGTGTTCCAGGCGGTCACGAAGCGGGCGGCATCCGCGCCCCAGTCGTAGAAGCCGAAGCCCTGTTCGCGCAGCGTCTCGCGTTCGGCGGCGGTGCAGCGCACGAACAGTTCGTTCGCCTCGACCGGGTGCATCAGGCGCTCGCCGCACGCACCGGCGATCTCCGCCGCCGCCGCATTGGCGGAGCGCGCATTGGCAAGCCACAGATCGTCTTTCAGCATCGCATGGACCTGCGCGGCGAGAAAACGGCCCTTGGACTGCAGATGGCCTGCCCGCTTGCGGCGATAGCGCGCAATATCGGCGGCCTGCGGGTCGAAGAACACGATCGCCTCCGCGCTCATCGCGCCGTTCTTCACGAAGCCGAAGCTGAGCGCATCGACCGGGCCAGCGGCATCCGCGGCGCTGCAATCGAGGAAAGCCGCGGCATTGCCGAAGCGCGCGCCGTCCATATGCAGGCCGAGCCCGCGTTCCTTCGCCAGCGCGGCAATCGCGGCGACTTCGTCCGCGCGATAGCTGCCGCCGTATTCGCTGGCTTGGGTGATCGAGATTGCATGTGGCTGGACCTGGTGCACATCGTCGCGAATCGGGTCGATCACCGCGCGAATGCTTTCGGGAGTCAGCTTCGCGCCCTCGCCCTCGGCCAGCAGCAGCTTCGCACCGTGGAGGTAGAAACCGGGTGCGCCGCCTTCGTCCATCTCGATATGCGCCTCGCGGTGGCAGACCACCCCGCCATGGGGCTGCACCATGGTGGCGAGCGCGATGCAGTTGGCCGCCGTGCCGGTTGCGACCCAAAGTCCCGCGCATTCGCGGCCGAACAGCGCCGAGAGTTTCTCGTCGAGCGCGCCGCTCAGCGCGTCGCCGTCATAGGGGCTGTCCGGCTCGTCGGCAGCGCGCATCGCCTCCCACACGGCAGGGTGAACGCTGGCGGCATTGTCGGACAGGAACTGCATGGGAACGCGCATAACGAGGCAGGCATTGGTTGCACAGAAAGGAATTCATGCATGAGCGAGAGCAGCGAAATCACTGTCGAGAAAAAGGGCGACGAGAGCCGGGGCGCCTATACGGTCGACCTAAAGGGCGTCGAGCGGCAGGCGGAACTCACTTGGGTGACGCAGAACGGCGTGCGCCATGCCAATCACACCTTCGTGCCGCCCGAGATGCGCGGCAAGGGAATCGCTGGTAAGCTGGTCGATGCGCTAATCGCCGATGCGCGCAATCAAGGCTTCAAGATCGCGCCCGACTGCTCCTATGTCGAGGCAGCCTTCCGCCGCAATCCCGAATGGTCGGACTTACGCGCCTGAGGGTTCGCGCTCAAGCATCTGCGAGAAATCGGTGGTGGCAATGCTGTCGAGGATCGCGCTGCGCCAGCGCCGCGCCTGATCGACCGGCATCGCTTCGACTTCGAAGGTGCCGCCCGCAAGGCCGAGCTTCAGGACGGCATAACCACGTAGTTTCGCGAGCGGGCCCTGTTTTATCTCGACCGACTGCAGACGAACTCTCGAGCCGATGGTGGTTTTCGGGGCCAGCCAGCCGTGGCGGGAATAGATAAAGCGGTCGCCGAGAGAATGACGGTCGAAGCGGTAGAGGTAATACTCACGCACCGCGCCCAACACGCCGATGCCGAGCGGCAGGAGAGCGCTCCACCACAGCGGCGAGAACAGCCACACGGGAACGGCGATCGCGCCCATGATGGCGAGATCGATCAGCGCGCCATCGACGCTCGCCTTGGCGCTGCGCCTGCTCCAGTACAAATCCTTGCTCGGTAGGGCGAAGCCGGTGGTCGCGGCAATCGGCTCGATCTCCCGCATCTTTGCGAAAGGCGCGGCTTCGTGATTGGCCGACGCGCTGTCGCTGGCGAGGCTGACCACGCCGAGCCCGTACCAACCGAAGAAGCGCCGCACGAGGCCCGTTTTCAGCCGCAAGGCCTGCACGCGGTGGATCGGCATGACGACATCGGTCCGCGTGACGAGGCCGCGCCGTCGCCGCAACCCGGTCTCGGTGCGCTCCAACAGGAAATCCCATTCGCGAAGGGCCGTGCGCACGACCCCCGTCGCGACTCCGACCGCGAGGAGCGCCGCGACCCCTGCCGCGATGCCCACGAACTGGGCGAGAGGGCCGAGCCCGGCCAGATACTGTCCCGGCCCGGCCAGCCGCTGCTGCCATTCGTCGATATCCCACAGGTCGAAATCGATCAGGAAATCGAACTGCTGGACCGCGCCGAAAACCACGGCGACGACTGCCAGCGAAAACTCGAACAGGCCGAAGGTCAGCACGCGGCGGGGCGGCATGGCAAAGAGCACGTCGGCTTCGGCGCGCTCGACCTCGACTGCTGCTTCCGGGACCTCGCGCCCCTCGCGTCGCGCCTTGACGGTATCGCGGAGGCGATCACCCTCGGCTTCGGTCAGGTAGGCGAGCTTGAGATCGTCGCCCCCACCCGCGCCGGTTTCGAACTTCACCTCGACCAGGCCGAACAGCCGTGGGATGAGCTTCTGCTCGACGCTGACGTCCTGAATGCGCTCGTAGGGGACGGAGCGCGCAGCGCGCGACAGCAAGCCGCTTTCGACCCGGATGTCGCTTTCGCGCACCTCGTAGGTGAGCCGGGTCCACTGGAAATAGGCAAGCACGAAGTTCAGGCCGATCACGACCACGATCAGCGGCAGGAAATAGGTCAGCAGATCCGCCAGATCGCCATCGTCGAGAATCGTGTAGCCGCCCACCACGATCGGCACGACCAGCTGCGTGAGCATCGTCGCCGCCTTGACCGCGAAGGTCTTCGGATGGGTGCGCTGCGGCTTGCCGGCCGCTTCGGGGCTCATTGCGTGTCGCGCCGGATGGCAGCGCGGATTTCCTCGCGCATCGCAGCCGCGTCCTCCTGCGCAAGGCCGGGCAGCGACACCGAGGCGTTATGCGATCCGGCGGTATGCACGGTGAGCGTGGCGAGGTGGAACAAGCGCTCCAGCGGACCCTGGTTCACATCTATGTGCTGCACCCGCCCGAACGGCACGACCGTGTCCGAGCGGAACAATATCCCGCGCACCACGCGCAGCCGCTCTTCGGCCAGCGAGTATCCGCGCGCGGCATAGCGGCGCATCGGCATGCGGATCAGCAGCCAGAGCGAAATGACGATGACCGGGATCCAGACCGCTCCGGTATAGCCCGGTATCGCGATTTCCGCCGCCGTCGCTCCGGCGAGCAGCACCAGCGCGAAAATCGCGAATTGCAGGCGGAGCATGGAGGCATAGGCCGGGTCGAGCGGCGTGAGCGGTTGGTCTTCCATACCGTCATAGCTACGCAATACAGCGCGCGCTTTCAATTGTTTCCGCCGCCCGTTTCGTTAG from Qipengyuania profundimaris encodes the following:
- a CDS encoding cation:proton antiporter codes for the protein MEQTLVIAMVGILGIGAQWLAWRTGWPAIVLMLAAGFLAGPVLGVFDPEHAFGSLLEPMVAIGVALILFEGGLSLDFRELRHTGSAVIRLATIGVILGWLFGALAGIYIAGLAPEVAILFGGILVVTGPTVVIPLLRQSSIKSRPASILKWEAIVNDPTGALCAVIAYEYFRKVAESPGASLFEVVPPLIIAAIIAGLIGYVAAVAIAWAFPRGAVPEYLKVPVLLTTVICVFVISNLIEHEAGLVAVTVMGVALANMNVSSLRSIHPFKENVAVLLVSGIFILLSASLEPADVRYFNWSIGLFLLALLFVVRPATIILSLLGSSIPWNERLFLAWIAPRGIVLVAISGLFALRLSELGFSDGNLLIGLSFAVVVVTIVAHGFTVDIVARWLNVKGASRPGILFVGSTPWTIALAEQIRDLKAPVLVVDASWQRLGLARQKGLPFYHGEILNEATEHNLELAPYQNLVAATENEAYNTLVCNEFAHEIGRDKVFQLGESADEDDKHALPIGLRGRALFESGFGVEDVNERQAQGWVFRKTKLSDEFDFEAAQERLPEAANMLLLMRENGTIRFFTHAARPEPRAGDTIISFSPPQERSPEGVAAKRASKKKPREGGKEAPA
- a CDS encoding adenine phosphoribosyltransferase; this encodes MTPTELKALVRTIPDFPKQGIQFRDITTLIGHGPGFSASVDWLAEQVEGSEAVAGMEARGFIFGAAVAARLGLPFLPIRKPGKLPCEVIGVDYELEYGMDRLELDPQSVSDGPSVAIVDDLLATGGTARAATKLLREAGATVTTAAFVIDLPDLGGSSRLLAENVAVRALMDFEGD
- a CDS encoding cytochrome c1: MTKLLSIRLVAILAGLGFALVALYSFVVGAFAFLTEETAPHLPYEEPRDFAFSFDGPAGKWDVQQLQRGLKVYDEVCSACHSLKFVAFRNLSQIGYDEGQVKAYAAAKQVPGIDPVTGEATTRPGLPTDYFPSPYPNAVAAAAANNNAIPPDLSLITKARGDGTNYVASLLSGYQEPSAELLAEHPEAAPGPGLYHNPYFPNLNLAMAPPLSMDGQVTYDDGTEATIEQMSKDVAAFLTWTAEPTLVQRKQTGWPVLIFLLFATVLAYLSKNQIWAAVKPKKK
- a CDS encoding cytochrome b, producing the protein MSFPWAKEYTPANGFTKFLDEKLPLPRLVYNAVGAGYPVPRNLSYFWNFGVLAGFFLVLQIVTGIILAMHYAANAQVAFATTEHIMRNVNWGWLMRYAHANGASFFFIVVYLHIFRGFYYSSYKAPREMIWLLGVTIFLLMMATAFMGYVLPWGQMSFWGAKVITGLFGAIPLVGEPIQIWLLGGYAPDNAALNRFFSLHFLLPFVIAGCVILHIWALHIPGSSNPTGVEIKSESDTLPFHPYYTVKDGFGLGVALILFMTMVFFLPNALGHPDNYIEANPLSTPAHIVPEWYFWPFYAILRAFTVDFLFIPAKLLGVIAMFGSILLWFILPWLDRSPVRSGHYRPLFRKFFWFGLIPAMIVLFICGGAPAEEPYVMLSQLATAYYFLHFLVILPIVGQIEKPEPLPYSITEAVLGSDKKAVLGENASPAV
- the petA gene encoding ubiquinol-cytochrome c reductase iron-sulfur subunit; the encoded protein is MADTAATATPETAGEPGDGIRRRDFIDIAAVSAAGVGGLAVLYPLISQMAPSKDVLAASTTEVDVSAIQPGQAIKAVFRKQPLFVRRLTPAEVQAANATPVGALRDPQTLAERTEEGHEDMLVTMGVCTHLGCVPLGAAEGEVKGEFGGYFCPCHGSHYDTAGRIRKGPAPTNLEVPEYTFTSDTTIQVG
- the pgeF gene encoding peptidoglycan editing factor PgeF; its protein translation is MAEALQSNLLKGIPHAFSTCAPLDLEEILPDGVLVRVEQVHSPEVVFATEAMASPLEADALVTDRPGLLLGIVTADCAPVLLVDEQAGVVGAAHAGWRGAVSGVLENTVAAMARSGSDPADIRAAIGPTIAQPSYEVDEAFRANFSDADDQFFEQGREGHWQFDLPAFAANRLVRAGVTQVDDLREDTYSQPDRFHSFRRASHRGENTTGRQLSVIGLPH